GGTAGCCGGCCGCTGCTGTACGGTCTCGGTCAGCCCGACCACCTGTGCTTCGAGCTGCTGCAGGCCGGAATCCACCCGTTCCTGGTCGGCCAGGCCATTCATCGCCTGGTGGTTCAGGGCAACGAAGACGCTCAGGCCGATCAGCCAAAGCCAGAGCAGGCTCTGCACGATCACGGCGGCGGTCGAGCGCTGGGAAGGCCGTGGTGCGTTGTTCATGGCTGACCTCCCGCGAGCGGGAACGTCTGCACCGCCTCGGTGGCGAGTGGCTCGGGAACCGGATCGGCATCTGCATCGCGGCCGTGCCGCTCGAAGCAGACCTGTCGCGTCCGGTCATCGGCGTGCAGGTCCCAGGCCGGGCCGGCAAGGGTGAGTAGCGCATCGCGCAAGGTCATAGGGCCGAGGTGCAGATGTGCCGCAGGCAACGGCAGCGCGTACAGCTCGATCACGGCATGCGCGGTCTCGCAAAGGCCATAGCCGCTGCGCTTGAGCACATGCCGCAGCCCGTCGCCAACCGTGGCGCGGGCATCCTCGGGCATGGACACGTCGATGGTCTGCAACAGCAGGTCGCGCTGCGCCGCCGTGGGTGCCAACTCGACCAGGGTGTAGCGGCCGTAGCGCACGACCGGGATGTACTCGGGCGCCTCGGGTTCGGGCGCGGCCGAGACTTCCTCGATGGCATCGGGTGCGAGCGGCGCCGTGGTGGTCGCGCAGCCG
This Cupriavidus nantongensis DNA region includes the following protein-coding sequences:
- a CDS encoding PilL N-terminal domain-containing protein; the encoded protein is MPAIHVSRHLVGAGLLAAALASGCATTTAPLAPDAIEEVSAAPEPEAPEYIPVVRYGRYTLVELAPTAAQRDLLLQTIDVSMPEDARATVGDGLRHVLKRSGYGLCETAHAVIELYALPLPAAHLHLGPMTLRDALLTLAGPAWDLHADDRTRQVCFERHGRDADADPVPEPLATEAVQTFPLAGGQP